One Micromonospora sp. WMMD812 genomic window carries:
- a CDS encoding nuclear transport factor 2 family protein → MSRTTREVLDDHLRRRLHGDLEGDLRENYHPDIRLLSAEGVHQGHDGVRYLAGILRSYVTDGEYRYRQVLADGDVGMLIWSGRCSATDIALHDGVDSYVVRDGLLVVQTIHYSTGPIAEHPGC, encoded by the coding sequence ATGAGTCGTACCACTCGCGAGGTACTGGATGACCACCTCCGCCGCCGCCTGCACGGCGACCTGGAGGGCGACCTTCGCGAGAACTACCACCCTGACATTCGCCTGCTCTCCGCCGAGGGCGTCCACCAGGGCCATGACGGCGTACGGTATCTCGCGGGCATCCTGCGCAGCTACGTGACGGACGGCGAGTACCGGTACCGGCAGGTGCTGGCCGACGGGGACGTGGGCATGCTGATCTGGTCGGGCCGGTGTTCGGCCACCGACATCGCTCTCCACGACGGGGTGGACTCCTACGTCGTCCGCGACGGGCTGCTGGTCGTGCAGACGATCCACTATTCGACGGGCCCCATCGCGGAACATCCCGGCTGCTGA
- a CDS encoding SDR family oxidoreductase: MTTLAGKTVLVTGGGRGIGRAIAERLGRDGARVAVHYGSNETAAKETAAAIEAAGGQAFTVHSRLGVASDAETLWAAFDAQADGLDILVNNAGILGEQAELQEVSGRHYDQVFAVNTRAPFFITQHGLRRLRNGGRIINISTMLTRGSAMSRSITYAMSKGALDVLTATLAKQLGPRGITVNTVAPGVIDTDMHEGRLVGDALAWLSSLSPMGRIGTPEDVADTVAFLASDDSRWVTGQWIDTSGGTLL, from the coding sequence ATGACGACCCTGGCTGGGAAGACGGTGCTGGTCACCGGCGGCGGTCGAGGAATCGGCCGGGCCATCGCCGAACGCCTCGGGCGCGACGGCGCCCGCGTCGCCGTGCACTACGGCAGCAACGAGACCGCCGCCAAGGAGACCGCCGCGGCGATCGAAGCGGCCGGTGGCCAGGCGTTCACCGTCCACAGCCGGCTCGGCGTGGCCAGCGACGCCGAGACGCTGTGGGCCGCGTTCGACGCGCAGGCGGACGGCCTGGACATCCTGGTCAACAACGCGGGAATCCTGGGTGAGCAGGCCGAGCTCCAGGAAGTCAGCGGTCGCCACTACGACCAGGTGTTCGCGGTCAACACCCGGGCGCCGTTCTTCATCACCCAGCACGGGCTGCGACGACTGCGGAACGGTGGCCGGATCATCAACATCTCCACGATGCTGACCCGCGGATCGGCGATGTCCCGGTCGATCACCTACGCGATGTCCAAGGGCGCCCTCGACGTCCTCACCGCGACGCTCGCCAAACAGCTCGGGCCACGCGGCATCACCGTCAACACCGTGGCGCCCGGCGTCATCGACACCGACATGCACGAGGGACGGCTCGTCGGCGACGCCTTGGCCTGGCTGTCGTCGCTGTCACCGATGGGCCGGATCGGCACACCCGAGGATGTCGCCGACACCGTGGCCTTCCTCGCGTCCGACGACAGTCGTTGGGTGACCGGCCAATGGATCGACACCTCCGGCGGCACGCTGCTGTAG
- a CDS encoding GNAT family N-acetyltransferase, translating into MPELIAPTVRLHAAWREARDDWGPGVHEDGFGLRPSDEVDSPAGFATWVRRLTEASDPARPLDAGSVHCTYRWIVEDDQVLGAIALRHGENDFVRRVGHIGYGVRPSARRRGLAAWALGRMLAEARELGLDRVLIVCAADNLASAKTIERHGGVLEGIQDTEIGAVRRYWVDVQRVTRTGSPNAG; encoded by the coding sequence ATGCCCGAGCTGATCGCGCCCACCGTCCGGCTGCACGCCGCCTGGCGGGAGGCGCGCGACGACTGGGGTCCCGGCGTCCACGAGGACGGGTTCGGGCTGCGGCCGTCGGACGAGGTGGACTCGCCGGCCGGGTTCGCAACCTGGGTGCGCCGGCTCACCGAGGCGTCCGATCCGGCGAGGCCGCTCGACGCCGGATCGGTGCACTGCACGTACCGATGGATCGTCGAGGACGACCAGGTGCTCGGCGCGATCGCGCTACGGCACGGGGAGAACGACTTCGTGCGGCGGGTCGGCCACATCGGCTACGGCGTACGGCCCTCGGCGCGCCGGCGTGGGCTGGCCGCCTGGGCGCTGGGCCGGATGCTCGCCGAGGCGCGTGAGCTCGGCCTGGACCGGGTGTTGATCGTCTGCGCGGCGGACAACCTCGCGTCGGCGAAGACGATCGAGCGCCACGGCGGCGTCCTCGAGGGAATCCAGGACACCGAGATCGGTGCCGTCCGCCGGTACTGGGTCGACGTCCAGCGAGTCACCAGGACCGGATCTCCGAATGCTGGCTGA